In Cydia splendana chromosome 3, ilCydSple1.2, whole genome shotgun sequence, one DNA window encodes the following:
- the LOC134806482 gene encoding uncharacterized protein LOC134806482, producing the protein MVQTMTTAVTTQKKVGASNAPPGGIRKKSGPKFELTEEQRRDIKEAFDLFDTENTGKIDTKELKVAIRALGFEPRKEEIKKMIAEIDKSDGKVSFEDFLELMTVKMAEKDTKEEIMKAFKLFDDDETGKISFKNLKRVARELGENLTDEELHEMIDEADRDGDGEINQDEFLRIMKKTSLY; encoded by the exons ATGGTACAAACAATG ACAACGGCAGTAACAACTCAGAAAAAAGTTGGAGCTAGTAATGCTCCACCAGGAGGCATTCGGAAGAAATCGGGGCCCAAGTTTGAGCTCACTGAAGAACAAAGAAGGGACATAAAAGaagcatttgatttatttgacacagAAAATACTGGAAAAATTGATACAAAGGAGTTAAAAGTTGCAATCAGAGCCCTTGGTTTTGAACCTAGAAAAGAGGAAATCAAAAAGATGATCGCGGAAATTGATAAATCTGATGGCAAAGTATCATTTGAAGATTTTCTGGAGTTGATGACAGTGAAGATGGCAGAGAAGGATACAAAGGAAGAAATCATGAAAGCTTTCAAACTGTTTGATGATGACGAAACTG GTAAAATCTCTTTCAAGAACTTAAAGAGAGTGGCAAGGGAACTTGGAGAAAATCTAACTGATGAAGAGCTGCATGAAATGATAGATGAAGCAGACAGGGACGGCGACGGGGAAATCAACCAAGATGAATTCTTACGCATCATGAAGAAAACTAGTCTTTATTAG